The Paenibacillus sp. FSL W8-0426 region GTACGAATGCGGCCGGTTACTGTATACGATATTGCAAGAGAAGCCAACGTTTCTGTTGCCACGGTGTCCCGGGTGCTGAACAATACCGCTCCCGTCAAGAAGGAGACGCGCGAAAAAATCGACGCGTTGATCCGAAAACACCAGTTTCAGCCCAATGCGCTGGCACGCAGCCTGCTCCGAAAGGAAACGGGAACGATCGGGTTTATCCTGCCGGACATTACGAACCCTTTTTTTCCGGAAGTCCTGGCGGGATTTGATCGGGAAGCAGGCAAGATGGGGTACACGTTCTTTTTGTGCGATACGATGTCCTCGGATCGGGAAAGTCATTTGCAATACGAACGCGAGTCACGATACCTTAATCTGCTGATGGAAAAACAGGTCGACGGCATTGTCATCATTGGAGGACGGGTGGACCTGGCGAAGCCGGGCCAGACCCTCGTCGACGAAATCCAGGAGGCGGCCAAGCGGGTTCCGGTATTGCTGTTGAACGGCTCGCTTCCCAAAACCAAACTTCCACGGGTGGCCGTAGACCAGAAACGGGGCATGGAGCTGGCCGTTCAGCATTTGATCGACCTGGGGCACAAGGATATTGCCTTGATCGGCGGTTTTGAACAGATGAGCAATACCCAGCAGCGGCTCCAAGGATTTCGTTCA contains the following coding sequences:
- a CDS encoding LacI family DNA-binding transcriptional regulator, whose protein sequence is MRPVTVYDIAREANVSVATVSRVLNNTAPVKKETREKIDALIRKHQFQPNALARSLLRKETGTIGFILPDITNPFFPEVLAGFDREAGKMGYTFFLCDTMSSDRESHLQYERESRYLNLLMEKQVDGIVIIGGRVDLAKPGQTLVDEIQEAAKRVPVLLLNGSLPKTKLPRVAVDQKRGMELAVQHLIDLGHKDIALIGGFEQMSNTQQRLQGFRSAMKQANLHIRKEWILVGGFSVERGLELTQRLLQRAERPTAIVCLNDLIAIGALKAAHQQGIAVPHELSIVGYDDIPLASYSIPELTSVSLRSQELGRQAAHTLDRLISGKKVPQLQTILPELIVRQSTAPFTGAGNKT